The DNA region GATCGACCTCACCGGCAAAAAATCGGGGCGCGGAGCATACTTGTGCGGTAAGGAAGCTTGCTTCAAGCTTGCCCACAAAACCAAAGCGCTCGACCGCGCGCTGAAAGCGCCGGTCAGTCCGGAGGTTTACGAGCAGCTTGCCCGCGATTTTTTGAAAGTGGAAGAGGAGTTCCGCGCCGGCCAGGGGCGTGAAGGGGATGGCGATGAATAAAGCGTTGTCCGGGCTTGGCCTTGCCATGCGGGCGGGCAAGCTGGTGACGGGGGATGAAGTCGTGCTGAAGGCAATCCGCTCCGCGGAAGCCAAACTGGTGATTGTAGCCGGCGATGCGTCGGCCAATACGCAAAAGAAGTATCGCGATAAATGCGGTACGTACAAAGTTCCTTTGATGGTCGGATTTGACAGGGATATGCTCGGATCGAGCGTAGGAAAGCCGGAACGGGTCGTTCTGGCCCTTACCGATCAGGGGTTTGCCGATATGGTTCGTAAAGCGATCGCGAAAACGTCGGAGGTGGAGTATATTGAGTAAACAAGAAAAACAAGATAAGCTCAGGGTATATGAATATGCAAAATCGCTCAACATGAGCAGCAAAGAAATCATTACGATTCTTAAGCGACTTAATATCCCGGTGAATAACCATATGAGCGTGATGGAGAATGATGCCGTAACGCGCGTGGAGCAATTTTTCAAGGATATTAAGACGAACGCTGCCGCCAAGCGGGAAAATTCGGGCCGCGCCGAAACCCCGTCCAAATCGCCGGCGCCGGCTTCCGCAGGAGGAAGCCAGGCTGCGAAAAATCCGGCCCCGGAAGGGGCGGGAAATCGCGGAGAACAAGGCCGGGAGGCGAAGGTTCACGGAAATCCCGGCGGTCAAGCCAAAAAAAATCAACATGAAAAGCAGGTAAGTATGAATAATAAACCTAATCAAAACCAAAACGCAAAAGGCGGAACTACCGCTGTACAGGAAAGAAACCAACGTCCAAACGGAGGCCATCAGCAAGGCCCGCGCGCTTCTGCGCAAAACGCCGGCAATGCCGGAGGCCGCAACCCTCAAGGAAACCGGGGGCAAGGCCAAACCGGGGGCGATTCGCAGCGCCGTGACGGCGGCGGCAACCGCCAAGGAAACGGTCAAGGAAACGGCGGAGCAAACCGCGGCGGGCAAGCGCCAAACCGCAATTTTGTTTCGGCCGGAAGCAATAATAACAATGGCGGAGGCAAAGGCCAAGGTCAAGGCAGAAAAGGCAATCATGGCGGGAAAAATCAAAAAGGTTTTGACGACAACCGTAGCGGCAACTTTAAAAACAACAACCGCGGCGGCAAAGGCGGCCGGGGGGGCCGTGGCGGATATCAGCAGCCGCCGCGCGAAAAAATCGACAATACGCCGAAGAAAATCATTGTCCGCGGCACGATGACCGTTGGCGAAACCGCGAAACTGCTGCATAAAGACGCTTCCGAGGTGATCAAAAAGCTGATGCTGCTCGGGGTCATGGCCACGATCAACCAGGAGCTCGACATCGAGACGATCCAGCTTTTGGCCGGCGATTTCGGCGTTGAAGTCGAAGTGAAAATTCCGGTCGAGGAAGACCGTTTTGAAACGATCGAAGAGGTTGACGATGAGGCGGATTTGAAAGAGCGTCCGCCGGTGGTGACGATTATGGGGCACGTCGACCACGGGAAAACGACGCTGCTGGACGCGATCCGTTCGACGAACGTGACCGGCGGCGAAGCCGGCGGCATTACGCAGCATATCGGCGCTTATCAGGTCGAGATCAACGGCAAGAAGATCACGTTCCTCGACACGCCGGGTCACGAGGCGTTTACGGCGATGCGGGCGCGCGGAGCGCAGCTGACCGACATTACGATCATCGTCGTTGCGGCTGACGACGGCGTGATGCCGCAGACGGTTGAAGCGATCAACCACGCCAAAGCGGCGGGGCTGCCGATCATTGTGGCAGTCAACAAAATCGACAAACCGGAAGCCAACCCGGATAAAGTCAAGCAGGAATTAACAGAATATGAGCTTGTACCGGAAGAATGGGGCGGCGATACGATTTTCGTCAACGTGTCGGCCAAACAAAAAATGGGTCTGGAAGACCTGCTCGAAATGATCCTGCTCGTGGCGGAAGTCAACGAGTACAAAGCCAACCCGGACAAACGCGCCCGCGGTGCGGTTATCGAAGCCGAGCTAGACAGAAACCGCGGACCGGTGGCCCGCGTACTGGTGCAGCACGGCACGCTGAAAGTCGGCGACGCTTTTGTGGCCGGCAACTGCTTCGGCCGCGTCCGCGCAATGGTGAACGACCGGGGACGCCGCCTCAAGGAAGCGGGGCCTTCGACGCCGGTGGAAATTACCGGCCTTACCGAAGTGCCGCAGGCGGGCGATCCGTTTATGGTGTTTGAGGACGAACGCAAAGCCCGCTCCATCGCCGACAAACGTGCGATTACGCAGCGCCAGTCCGATCTGGGCGCGAATACGCGCGTGACGCTCGACGATTTGTTCCGCCATATTAAAGAAGGCGAAATCAAAGAGCTGAACGTGATCATCAAAGCGGACGTTCAAGGTTCGGTGGAGGCGCTGAAGGGCGCGCTCGAGAAAATCGACATCGAAGGCGTGCGCGTGAAAATCATCCACAGCGGCGCCGGGGCGATTACCGAATCCGACGTTATTTTGGCCGCGGCTTCCAACGCGATCATCATCGGCTTTAACGTACGTCCGGACAACCAGACGAAAGCGACCGCCGAGCAGGAAAAGGTCGACATTCGTCTGCACCGCGTCATTTACAATGCGATCGAGGAAATCGAACAAGCGATGAAAGGGATGCTGGATCCGGTATACAAGGAGTCCGTCATCGGGCATGCCGAAGTCCGCAATACGTTCAAGATCAGCAAGGTCGGCACGATTGCGGGCTGCATGGTCACCTCCGGCAAAATTACCCGTTCGGCGGAAACGCGCTTGATCCGCGACGGCATCGTTATCTACGAAGGCAAAATCGATTCTTTGAAGCGGTTCAAGGATGATGCCAAAGAAGTTGCGCAAGGGTACGAATGCGGGATCACCCTCGATAACTACAATGATATTAAAGAAGGCGACGTGATTGAGGCCTTCATCATGGAAACCGTTGAACGGAAGTAAGGTGGTGTCATAAATGGCCAAAAATCGGACCGGCCGCGTAGGCGAACAGATTAAAAAAGAACTCAGCGTTCTTATCCAGAAGGAACTGAAAGATCCGCGCATCGGTTTTGTCACCGTGACCGGGGTGGATGTGACGAGCGATTTGTCGCAGGCCAAAGTCTACTTGAGCGTTTTCGGGGATGATGAGAAGAAAAGCGAATCGCTGAAGGGGCTGGAGAAGGCAAACGGATTTTTGCGCACCGAGCTCGGCAAGCGGATCCGGCTGCGCCATACGCCGGAGCTGATCTTTAAAATCGACGAATCGATCGCTTACGGTAGCCGGATCGAGCAGCTTCTGGGCGAAATTACGCACGAGCACGACAAATGAATTAAAATAGGGATCAAAAAGTCAGGTTTTCAGCACCGAAGCTTATGCTTCCGATGTGCGTTTTTTCAAAACGCTTTAGTTGGATGAAGCTAGGGACGCCAGGAGCGGAGCGTACGTTTGGGGTACGTGAGCACCTGAAATGTTTCCGGAGGAAACATGCTTCGAAAGCATATGCTAGAGCCCGGCTGAATTCAAGATTCGATGCCGAATTTATGTCATGATTTGCTTCGTGATCAAATTCTGAATTTTTGATTACCTCTAAAAGGAGACCGGCAATGCAATATGAACGGGAGCTGCGTCAGAGCCAGGCTTTTTTGACGGAGCATGATGATTTCCTCGTGGTGGCGCATGTTCAGCCGGACGGAGACGCAGTCAGTTCCACCCTTGCGGTGGGCTGGCTTCTGTCATGTCTGGGTAAAAAATACGTAATGGTCAACGAAGGGCCGATTCCGAAGCGGATGGGTTATTTATGGCAGGCGGATCAAATTCGTGACCTGTCGGCAGAGCCCTTGAATCGGAAATTCGACAACGTGATCTGCGTCGATTGCGCCGATTTCAAACGGGTCGGGATGACCAAAGAGCTGTTTGCGGAAGGAGCCAAACTGCTGAACATCGATCACCATCCGACCAATGACGGATACGGCACGGTCAATTTGATTGTCCCCTATGCCGCAGCCACGGCGGAGATTTTATTCGACCTTATCCAATTTATGGGTCTGGAGTTGAACGAGGCGATCGCTACGGCGCTATACACCGGACTGCTGACCGACACGGGCGGGTTCCGCTATTCGAACACGTCGCCCAAAGTGATGGCAACCGCCTCCAAGCTGCTGGAGTACGGTGTTGAAGGACCGGGCTTGTCCGAACTGTTGCTGGAGCAAATGACTTTGCCGCAGCTGCGCCTGCTGACGAGAGCCTTAAACGGGCTGCAGCTGACCGAAGACGGTAAAATCAGCTGGGTGGTCGTGACGGACGAAGACTTGAAATTCGCCGGGGCGGTTCATGAGGATATGGAAGGCATCGTCAACTATCCCCGCAATATTCAAGGGGTGGAGGTCGGCCTCCTGTTTAAGGTGATCGATGAGCAAGCCGTAAAAGTGAGCATGCGTTCCGCCGGCAAAGTGGACGTGGCCAAGGTGGCGCAAAGCTTTGGCGGGGGCGGGCACGTCCGGGCCGCGGGAGCGCGCGTTGAAGGAACGCTGGAGGCGATCGTGCCCCGCGTGGTGGAGCAGGTGAGGCTGCAGCTATGACCACGTATGAAGGCATCCTGCCGGTTTTGAAACCCGCCGGTTTTACCTCCCACGACGTTGTGGCCAAATGCCGCGGCATCCTCAAAATGAAGCGGATCGGCCATACGGGCACGCTCGATCCGGCTGTCACCGGAGTGCTTCCGCTTTGCTTGGGACGGGCTACCCGGATGGTCGAATATTTGCAGGAGCTGCCCAAGGAATATGAGGCCACGCTGATTTTGGGGGTGGCCACGGACACCGAAGACATGTCGGGTACGGTCGTGGAGCGGCTGGATCAAGTTTCGGTGACGGAAGAGGCCGTAAGGCAGGTGCTTCAGCGATTCGTCGGCACGATTTCCCAGGTTCCGCCGATGTATTCCGCCTTGAAGCACGATGGAAAGCGCCTCTACGAGCTGGCGAGAGAAGGAAAAACGGTCGAACGCAAAGCCCGCGAGGTGACGATTTATGGGCTGGAGCTGCTGTCCTTTCAACCGGAGGGACCGCATCCGAAGATCAAGTTCCGGGCGCTCTGCTCGAAAGGAACTTACATCCGCACGCTTTGCGTCGATATCGGCCGGGCGCTTGGCGTGCCGGCGGCGATGGGGCAGCTGAAGCGGACGGTGTCGGCCGGGATCGCGGAAGAGAGCTGTTTAACGCTGGAAGAAATCGCCAGGCATGCTGCGCAAGGGGACCTGGCTTCCTATTTGCTGCCGGTCGACCAGGGAGTCCGGCATCTGCCGGCACATACGATCGCCGGGGACAAAGTTAAGGCGGCCCTGCAAGGTCAGCGCCTGCCCGCCGCCGCGGTACATCCGCGGGCAAACCGGGGGGAACTGATCCGGCTTTATGATCCGCAGCAGCGGTTTTTGGGGATATTCCAGGCGGATGAAGAAATGCCTGCCGTGAAGGCGGTCAAGGTGTTCCTTCCCGAC from Paenibacillus macerans includes:
- the rnpM gene encoding RNase P modulator RnpM codes for the protein MKQRKVPLRKCVACQQMMPKKSLIRIVRSPEGEVSIDLTGKKSGRGAYLCGKEACFKLAHKTKALDRALKAPVSPEVYEQLARDFLKVEEEFRAGQGREGDGDE
- a CDS encoding DHH family phosphoesterase, whose product is MQYERELRQSQAFLTEHDDFLVVAHVQPDGDAVSSTLAVGWLLSCLGKKYVMVNEGPIPKRMGYLWQADQIRDLSAEPLNRKFDNVICVDCADFKRVGMTKELFAEGAKLLNIDHHPTNDGYGTVNLIVPYAAATAEILFDLIQFMGLELNEAIATALYTGLLTDTGGFRYSNTSPKVMATASKLLEYGVEGPGLSELLLEQMTLPQLRLLTRALNGLQLTEDGKISWVVVTDEDLKFAGAVHEDMEGIVNYPRNIQGVEVGLLFKVIDEQAVKVSMRSAGKVDVAKVAQSFGGGGHVRAAGARVEGTLEAIVPRVVEQVRLQL
- a CDS encoding L7Ae/L30e/S12e/Gadd45 family ribosomal protein is translated as MNKALSGLGLAMRAGKLVTGDEVVLKAIRSAEAKLVIVAGDASANTQKKYRDKCGTYKVPLMVGFDRDMLGSSVGKPERVVLALTDQGFADMVRKAIAKTSEVEYIE
- the rbfA gene encoding 30S ribosome-binding factor RbfA produces the protein MAKNRTGRVGEQIKKELSVLIQKELKDPRIGFVTVTGVDVTSDLSQAKVYLSVFGDDEKKSESLKGLEKANGFLRTELGKRIRLRHTPELIFKIDESIAYGSRIEQLLGEITHEHDK
- the infB gene encoding translation initiation factor IF-2, translated to MSKQEKQDKLRVYEYAKSLNMSSKEIITILKRLNIPVNNHMSVMENDAVTRVEQFFKDIKTNAAAKRENSGRAETPSKSPAPASAGGSQAAKNPAPEGAGNRGEQGREAKVHGNPGGQAKKNQHEKQVSMNNKPNQNQNAKGGTTAVQERNQRPNGGHQQGPRASAQNAGNAGGRNPQGNRGQGQTGGDSQRRDGGGNRQGNGQGNGGANRGGQAPNRNFVSAGSNNNNGGGKGQGQGRKGNHGGKNQKGFDDNRSGNFKNNNRGGKGGRGGRGGYQQPPREKIDNTPKKIIVRGTMTVGETAKLLHKDASEVIKKLMLLGVMATINQELDIETIQLLAGDFGVEVEVKIPVEEDRFETIEEVDDEADLKERPPVVTIMGHVDHGKTTLLDAIRSTNVTGGEAGGITQHIGAYQVEINGKKITFLDTPGHEAFTAMRARGAQLTDITIIVVAADDGVMPQTVEAINHAKAAGLPIIVAVNKIDKPEANPDKVKQELTEYELVPEEWGGDTIFVNVSAKQKMGLEDLLEMILLVAEVNEYKANPDKRARGAVIEAELDRNRGPVARVLVQHGTLKVGDAFVAGNCFGRVRAMVNDRGRRLKEAGPSTPVEITGLTEVPQAGDPFMVFEDERKARSIADKRAITQRQSDLGANTRVTLDDLFRHIKEGEIKELNVIIKADVQGSVEALKGALEKIDIEGVRVKIIHSGAGAITESDVILAAASNAIIIGFNVRPDNQTKATAEQEKVDIRLHRVIYNAIEEIEQAMKGMLDPVYKESVIGHAEVRNTFKISKVGTIAGCMVTSGKITRSAETRLIRDGIVIYEGKIDSLKRFKDDAKEVAQGYECGITLDNYNDIKEGDVIEAFIMETVERK
- the truB gene encoding tRNA pseudouridine(55) synthase TruB; protein product: MTTYEGILPVLKPAGFTSHDVVAKCRGILKMKRIGHTGTLDPAVTGVLPLCLGRATRMVEYLQELPKEYEATLILGVATDTEDMSGTVVERLDQVSVTEEAVRQVLQRFVGTISQVPPMYSALKHDGKRLYELAREGKTVERKAREVTIYGLELLSFQPEGPHPKIKFRALCSKGTYIRTLCVDIGRALGVPAAMGQLKRTVSAGIAEESCLTLEEIARHAAQGDLASYLLPVDQGVRHLPAHTIAGDKVKAALQGQRLPAAAVHPRANRGELIRLYDPQQRFLGIFQADEEMPAVKAVKVFLPD